One Panicum virgatum strain AP13 chromosome 3N, P.virgatum_v5, whole genome shotgun sequence DNA segment encodes these proteins:
- the LOC120666550 gene encoding scarecrow-like protein 9 has protein sequence MDSSYDPSPSPGAGADDLAFYLSDLGPASPSAYLDLPPTPQHEKPQQQQQYPQPNGGAAAAPEDMVLPFISRMLMEEDIDDKFFYEYPDHPALLQAQQPFLDILSDDASSSSPSAARSGSGASVTHPSTSSSDAASTDAADAANAPLTPAAVDSYPQFNGFDLDPAAFFSGGANSDLMSSAFLKGMEEANKFLPSQDKLVIDLDPPDDAKSFVLPAENKLAAAGFNGAAPVAAVAVKVEEAVVAAPDAVPGGGVGGRGRKNRFDDDEEDLEMDRRSSKQSALQGDGDDRDVFDKYMITSHEMCVEQMEKLRIAMQEEAAKKDAAAGGGNAKAKGGGRRGGREVVDLRTLLIHCAQAVATDDRRSATELLKQIKQHASPQGDATQRLAHCFAEGLQARLAGTGSMVYQSLMAKRTSVVDILQAYQLYMAAICFKKVVFIFSNQTIYNASLGKKKIHIVDYGIHYGIQWPCFLRRIACREGGPPEVRITGIDFPQPGFRPTQRIEETGRRLTKYAQEFGVPFKYQVLAASKMETIRAEDLNLDPEEVLIVNCIYQFKNLMDESVLIESPRDVALNNIRKMRPHAFIHGIVNGSFSAPFFVTRFREALFYYSALFDVLDTTTPRDSNQRMLIEQNIFGRAALNVIACEGTDRVERPETYKQWQVRNQRTGLKQLPLNPNIMQVVRDKVKECYHKDFVIDIDHHWLLQGWKGRILYAISTWVANDDAGSYF, from the coding sequence ATGGACTCCTCCTACGACCCCTCCCCgtcccccggcgccggcgccgacgacctCGCCTTCTACCTCTCCGACCTCGGCcccgcctccccctccgcctACCTCGACCTCCCGCCCACCCCGCAGCACGAgaagccgcagcagcagcagcagtaccccCAGCCCAacggcggggccgcggcggcgccggaggacaTGGTGCTCCCCTTCATCTCCCGCATGCTCATGGAGGAGGACATCGACGACAAGTTCTTCTACGAGTACCCCGACCACCCGGCGCTGCTCCAGGCGCAGCAGCCCTTCCTCGACATCCTCTCCGACgacgcctcctcctcgtccccgtCCGCGGcccgcagcggcagcggcgccagcgtcacccacccctccacgtcctcctccgacgccgcctccaccgacgccgccgacgccgccaacGCGCCCCTCACCCCCGCGGCCGTCGACTCCTACCCCCAGTTCAACGGCTTCGACCTCGACCCGGCCGCCTTCTTCAGCGGCGGGGCCAACTCCGACCTCATGAGCTCCGCCTTCCTCAAGGGCATGGAGGAGGCCAACAAGTTCCTCCCCAGCCAGGACAAGCTCGTCATCGACCTCGACCCGCCCGACGACGCCAAGAGCTTCGTCCTCCCCGCAGAGAATAAGCTCGCGGCTGCCGGGTTCAACGGCGCCGCTCCCGTCGCCGCGGTAGCCGtgaaggtggaggaggcagtCGTGGCGGCGCCTGATGCGGTGCCTGGAGGCGGCGTCGGGGGCCGCGGCCGGAAGAACCGGTTCGACGACGATGAGGAGGACCTGGAGATGGACCGCCGGAGCAGCAAGCAGAGCGCGCTGCAAGGGGACGGCGACGACCGGGACGTCTTCGACAAGTACATGATCACATCCCACGAGATGTGCGTCGAGCAGATGGAGAAGCTGCGGATCGCCATGCAGGAGGAGGCTGCCAAGAAGGACGCGGCTGCGGGCGGTGGGAACGCCAAGGCCaagggaggagggcgccgcggcgggaggGAGGTGGTGGACCTGCGCACGCTGCTCATCCACTGCGCGCAGGCGGTTGCCACCGACGACCGCCGCAGCGCCACCGAGCTGCTCAAGCAGATCAAGCAGCACGCCAGCCCACAGGGGGATGCCACACAGCGCCTCGCCCACTGCTTCGCCGAGGGCCTGCAGGCGCGGCTCGCAGGCACGGGCAGCATGGTGTACCAGTCGCTGATGGCCAAGCGCACGTCCGTGGTCGACATACTCCAGGCGTACCAGCTGTACATGGCTGCCATCTGCTTCAAGAAGGTGGTCTTCATCTTCTCGAACCAAACCATCTACAATGCATCCCTGGGTAAGAAGAAGATACATATCGTCGATTACGGGATACATTATGGCATTCAGTGGCCTTGCTTCCTGCGACGGATAGCATGCAGAGAGGGTGGGCCTCCGGAGGTGAGGATTACTGGCATTGACTTTCCCCAGCCAGGGTTCCGCCCGACTCAGCGCATTGAAGAGACAGGGCGCCGGCTCACTAAGTATGCCCAAGAGTTTGGTGTGCCATTTAAGTACCAGGTGTTGGCAGCGTCCAAGATGGAGACCATCCGTGCTGAGGATCTGAACCTTGACCCAGAGGAGGTGCTCATCGTGAACTGCATATATCAGTTTAAGAACTTGATGGATGAGAGTGTTTTGATTGAAAGCCCAAGGGATGTTGCGCTCAATAACATCAGGAAGATGCGGCCTCATGCATTCATCCATGGAATCGTGAATGGCTCGTTCAGTGCTCCGTTCTTTGTGACGAGGTTCCGGGAGGCTCTGTTCTATTACTCGGCCCTGTTTGATGTGCTGGACACAACCACCCCAAGAGATAGCAACCAGAGGATGCTGATTGAGCAAAACATCTTTGGGAGGGCTGCCCTGAATGTCATTGCGTGCGAGGGTACAGATCGTGTGGAGCGCCCTGAGACATACAAGCAATGGCAGGTGCGGAATCAACGAACAGGCCTGAAGCAGCTTCCATTGAACCCTAATATCATGCAGGTAGTGCGGGACAAGGTCAAGGAGTGCTACCACAAGGACTTTGTGATTGATATTGATCACCATTGGCTCTTGCAGGGATGGAAGGGCCGCATCCTTTATGCCATCTCGACATGGGTGGCAAATGATGATGCTGGTTCTTATTTttag